From one Streptomyces sp. N50 genomic stretch:
- a CDS encoding aldo/keto reductase, with amino-acid sequence MQYRTLGRTGIQVSTLALGAMNFGRIGRTSQEEVTAIVDAALAGGVNLIDTADAYSGGESEELLGKAIAGRRDDIVLATKASLPMGEERNHQGASRRWLVTELDNSLRRLGVDHVDLYQIHRWDPRTSDEETLSALTDLQRAGKIRHFGSSTFPAYRIVQAQWAAREHHLSRYVTEQPSYSILQRGIETHVLPVTEEYGLGVLAWSPLASGWLSGAIREGREVTTSRSSFMPQRFDTTVPANRAKLDAVEQLAKVADEAGLTMIQLALGFVTAHPGVTSALIGPRTLDHLHSQLAAADTALSADVLDAIDTIVAPGTDLAAHEKNDTPPALLDPSLRRR; translated from the coding sequence ATGCAATACCGCACCCTCGGCCGCACCGGCATACAGGTCAGCACCCTCGCGCTCGGTGCCATGAACTTCGGCAGAATCGGACGCACGAGCCAGGAGGAGGTCACCGCGATCGTCGATGCCGCTCTCGCGGGCGGGGTGAATCTCATCGACACCGCGGACGCGTACAGCGGAGGCGAGTCCGAGGAACTGCTCGGCAAGGCGATCGCCGGTCGCCGGGACGACATCGTGCTGGCCACGAAGGCGAGCCTGCCGATGGGCGAGGAGCGCAACCACCAGGGCGCCTCGCGCCGCTGGCTGGTCACCGAGCTGGACAACAGCCTGCGCAGGCTCGGCGTCGACCACGTCGACCTGTACCAGATCCACCGCTGGGACCCCCGCACCAGCGACGAGGAGACCCTCTCCGCCCTGACCGACCTCCAACGCGCGGGAAAGATCCGCCACTTCGGCTCCTCGACCTTCCCCGCGTACCGCATCGTCCAGGCGCAGTGGGCCGCCCGCGAGCACCACCTGAGCCGTTACGTCACCGAGCAGCCCAGCTACTCGATCCTCCAGCGCGGGATCGAGACCCATGTCCTGCCGGTGACGGAGGAGTACGGCCTCGGCGTCCTGGCCTGGAGCCCGCTCGCCTCGGGCTGGCTGTCCGGCGCGATCCGCGAGGGCCGGGAGGTCACCACCAGCCGCTCCTCGTTCATGCCCCAGCGCTTCGACACCACCGTCCCCGCCAACCGCGCCAAGCTCGACGCCGTCGAACAGCTGGCCAAGGTCGCCGACGAGGCCGGGCTCACGATGATCCAGCTCGCGCTCGGATTCGTCACCGCGCACCCCGGCGTGACCAGCGCGCTGATCGGCCCCCGCACCCTGGACCACCTGCACAGCCAGCTCGCCGCCGCGGACACGGCACTCTCCGCCGACGTACTGGACGCGATCGACACGATCGTCGCCCCCGGCACCGATCTCGCCGCCCACGAGAAGAACGACACCCCGCCCGCCCTCCTCGACCCGTCCCTGCGCCGCCGCTGA
- a CDS encoding ABC transporter ATP-binding protein — translation MTAATTSTPTTGDDDNPEPPPPHKPAAGDPFDHDVLPTPPGATGTLLRSLLAPMKARVTVTTLLLLLQQAAVQVGPLLVAYAIDRAVPAFRDDNHGPLIAVGAGYLFCALLSGGLQYAFIGASARVNQDVLLDLRGRIFRHAQALSIDFHERYTSGRLISRSTTDIEALRELLSEGLQELITVILSFVYISAMLLWLDLGLGAVAVASFVPLYLLVRVYQRRAVRVYAIRSTAIARVIVKFVETMNGIRPVRAFRREAVNDADFQVLNQQHERANGDALLEMARYVTGSRLVANTAVAVIVLWGATRVADGSLELGVLAAAVLYLRRLYDPIDRLGMFLNSYQSAAASLEKIAGLLAQTPSVPEPSTPVQLPELETDQPGREVVFDGVRFAYRTGGEVLPVFDLTLPAGQTVAVVGSTGAGKSTLAKLLARFYDPSDGRVLLDGVDLRELSAPELRRGVVMVTQEAFLFSGTVAENIAIGRPDAPREEIERAAKAIGAHDFISALPDGYDTDVRKRGGRISAGQRQLVAFARALLADPAVLILDEATSSLDIPGEQAVQRAMSTVLRGRTAVVIAHRLSTVEIADRVLVMEHGRVVEDGTPADLIAGTGRFADLHRAWRDSLA, via the coding sequence ATGACCGCGGCCACCACCTCCACCCCCACCACCGGCGACGACGACAACCCCGAACCCCCGCCCCCGCACAAGCCCGCCGCGGGCGACCCCTTCGACCACGACGTCCTGCCCACTCCCCCGGGCGCGACCGGCACCCTCCTGCGCTCCCTGCTCGCGCCGATGAAGGCACGGGTCACCGTCACGACCCTCCTCCTGCTGCTCCAGCAGGCGGCCGTGCAGGTAGGCCCGCTGCTGGTCGCGTACGCCATCGACCGCGCGGTCCCGGCGTTCCGGGACGACAACCACGGCCCGCTGATCGCCGTAGGAGCGGGCTACCTGTTCTGCGCGCTGCTCTCCGGCGGACTCCAGTACGCGTTCATCGGCGCCTCCGCCCGCGTCAACCAGGACGTGCTGCTCGATCTGCGCGGCCGTATCTTCCGGCACGCGCAGGCGCTCAGCATCGACTTCCACGAGCGGTACACGTCCGGCCGGCTCATCTCCCGTTCCACCACGGACATCGAGGCCCTGCGCGAACTGCTCAGCGAGGGACTCCAGGAGCTGATCACGGTCATCCTGTCGTTCGTGTACATCTCGGCGATGCTGCTCTGGCTGGACCTCGGTCTCGGCGCGGTCGCGGTGGCGTCCTTCGTGCCGCTGTACCTGCTGGTGCGGGTCTACCAGCGGCGCGCGGTACGGGTGTACGCGATCCGCTCCACGGCGATCGCGCGCGTGATCGTCAAGTTCGTCGAGACGATGAACGGCATCCGCCCGGTCCGGGCGTTCCGCCGCGAGGCGGTGAACGACGCCGACTTCCAGGTCCTCAACCAACAGCACGAACGCGCCAACGGCGACGCCCTGTTGGAGATGGCCCGCTATGTCACCGGCTCCCGCCTGGTCGCCAACACGGCCGTCGCGGTGATCGTGCTCTGGGGTGCGACCCGAGTCGCGGACGGCTCACTGGAGTTGGGCGTACTGGCCGCCGCGGTCCTGTACCTACGGCGGCTCTACGACCCGATCGACCGGCTCGGCATGTTCCTCAACTCGTACCAGTCGGCCGCGGCCTCCCTGGAGAAGATCGCGGGCCTGCTGGCCCAGACCCCGTCGGTCCCCGAACCCTCAACACCCGTCCAGCTCCCGGAACTTGAGACAGACCAACCCGGCCGCGAGGTCGTCTTCGACGGCGTCCGTTTCGCCTACCGCACCGGCGGCGAGGTCCTCCCCGTCTTCGACCTGACCCTCCCCGCCGGCCAGACCGTCGCCGTCGTCGGCTCCACCGGCGCGGGCAAGTCCACCCTGGCCAAGCTCTTGGCCCGCTTCTACGACCCCTCGGACGGGCGGGTCCTGCTCGACGGCGTCGACCTGCGCGAGCTGTCCGCGCCCGAACTGCGGCGCGGGGTGGTGATGGTGACGCAGGAGGCGTTCCTGTTCTCCGGCACGGTCGCCGAGAACATCGCGATCGGGCGCCCGGACGCGCCTCGCGAGGAGATCGAGCGGGCCGCGAAGGCGATCGGCGCGCACGACTTCATCAGCGCGCTGCCCGACGGCTACGACACCGACGTACGCAAGCGGGGTGGCCGTATCTCGGCCGGTCAACGCCAACTCGTCGCGTTCGCACGGGCGTTGCTCGCCGACCCCGCCGTCCTCATCCTCGACGAGGCGACCAGTTCCCTCGACATCCCGGGCGAACAGGCCGTACAGCGCGCCATGTCGACGGTCCTGCGCGGCCGGACGGCGGTCGTCATCGCCCACCGCCTCTCCACGGTCGAGATCGCGGACCGGGTGCTGGTCATGGAACACGGCCGGGTCGTCGAGGACGGCACCCCGGCCGACCTCATCGCCGGGACGGGGCGCTTCGCGGACCTGCACCGGGCCTGGCGGGACAGCCTGGCATAA
- a CDS encoding ABC transporter ATP-binding protein gives MTTTPASAEDHSDRSAVRTLARLWPYVRPVRVRLFAAAGVAVVASCTGLVFPLVLKWMVDGPVADRDTAGVWLGALYLLLLGIAEAALFGLRRWLVARPLSHVEAEMRADLYRHLQRLPVSFHDRWPSGQLLSRGTTDLMLLRMFLAFPLTFLLVNAVTILVGVIIMLLQDWTLGLVILGPAIPVIITCVIFEQRYAHVARRAQDQVGDLTTVVEESVLGIRIIKGFGRHRTQARAFRDLSRTLRGTELRKAQLLATIWGVIVTLPELALGAALVVGTVQVADGDLSAGTLVAFLSTALALRWPVESIGFLLAMSQEAATATERYFEVMDETPEDQETPSGDAPQRGAGNGATSPHEPAPENDGIRFTTVSFRYPDAPADSPPTLDNINLHIKTGESMALVGATGTGKTTLTALVPRLHEVTSGQITLDGKDITTMPRETLRALVAVAFEEPTLFSASVGENVLMGSEEGAGQPELERALAVAQANFAHTLPQGTDTQVGEQGLSLSGGQRQRLALARAVVGNPRFLVLDDPLSALDVHTEAAVEAALRQVLADTTALIVAHRPSTVLLADRVALLSDGRITAVGTHQELLRTNTEYAYLMSGADHQGDER, from the coding sequence ATGACCACGACACCCGCCTCCGCCGAGGACCACTCCGACCGGTCCGCCGTCCGCACGCTCGCGCGGCTGTGGCCGTACGTCCGCCCCGTGCGCGTACGGCTGTTCGCCGCGGCCGGGGTCGCCGTCGTCGCGTCCTGTACGGGGCTGGTGTTCCCGCTCGTCCTGAAGTGGATGGTGGACGGACCGGTCGCCGACCGGGACACGGCGGGCGTGTGGCTCGGGGCGCTGTACCTGCTCCTGCTCGGGATCGCGGAAGCGGCCCTGTTCGGGCTGCGGCGCTGGCTGGTAGCGCGGCCGTTGTCACACGTCGAGGCGGAGATGCGGGCGGACCTGTACCGGCATCTGCAACGCCTGCCGGTGTCCTTCCACGACAGATGGCCCTCGGGCCAGCTCCTCTCCCGGGGCACCACCGACCTGATGCTGCTCCGGATGTTCCTGGCCTTCCCCCTGACGTTCCTGCTGGTCAACGCGGTGACGATCCTGGTCGGCGTGATCATCATGCTGCTCCAGGACTGGACACTGGGGCTGGTCATCCTGGGTCCCGCCATCCCGGTGATCATCACCTGCGTGATCTTCGAGCAGCGGTACGCGCACGTGGCCCGCCGCGCCCAGGACCAGGTCGGCGACCTGACGACGGTCGTCGAGGAGAGCGTCCTCGGCATCCGCATCATCAAGGGCTTCGGCCGCCACCGCACCCAGGCCCGAGCCTTCCGCGACCTCTCCCGCACCCTGCGCGGCACCGAACTCCGCAAGGCCCAACTCCTCGCCACGATCTGGGGCGTCATCGTCACCCTCCCCGAACTGGCACTCGGGGCGGCACTGGTGGTGGGGACGGTGCAGGTCGCGGACGGGGATCTGTCGGCGGGCACGCTGGTGGCGTTCCTGTCCACGGCACTGGCACTGCGCTGGCCCGTGGAGTCGATCGGCTTCCTGCTGGCAATGAGCCAGGAGGCGGCAACGGCGACGGAGCGCTACTTCGAGGTAATGGACGAAACCCCGGAGGACCAAGAAACGCCCTCGGGGGACGCGCCCCAAAGGGGCGCGGGGAACGGCGCGACCAGCCCCCACGAACCCGCACCCGAAAACGACGGCATCCGTTTCACCACAGTCTCCTTCCGCTACCCAGACGCTCCCGCCGACTCCCCACCCACCCTCGACAACATCAACCTGCACATCAAAACCGGCGAATCCATGGCCCTGGTAGGCGCAACCGGCACCGGCAAGACCACACTGACGGCGCTCGTCCCACGGCTGCACGAGGTGACCTCCGGCCAGATCACACTGGACGGCAAGGACATCACCACCATGCCCCGGGAAACGCTGCGCGCCCTCGTCGCCGTGGCCTTCGAGGAACCCACGTTGTTCTCGGCCAGCGTCGGGGAGAACGTACTCATGGGGTCAGAAGAGGGCGCGGGACAACCGGAGTTGGAGCGTGCCCTGGCCGTCGCACAGGCCAACTTCGCGCACACCCTCCCCCAGGGCACGGACACCCAGGTAGGCGAACAGGGCCTGAGCCTCTCCGGCGGCCAACGCCAACGCCTCGCCCTGGCAAGAGCGGTGGTGGGCAACCCCCGCTTCCTGGTCCTGGACGACCCGCTCTCCGCCCTGGACGTCCACACGGAGGCGGCCGTCGAGGCCGCCCTGCGCCAAGTCCTGGCCGACACAACGGCGTTGATCGTGGCCCACCGCCCGTCCACGGTCCTCCTGGCCGACCGCGTGGCCCTCCTGTCCGACGGCCGCATCACCGCGGTCGGCACCCACCAGGAACTCCTGCGGACGAACACGGAGTACGCGTACCTGATGTCGGGCGCCGACCACCAGGGGGACGAACGATGA
- a CDS encoding ABC transporter ATP-binding protein: protein MSATPVIEVTALRKSYGGRAVVDGVSFAVEEGEIFGILGPNGAGKTTTVECVEGLRVPDAGRVRVAGLDPVADHEEVARVLGAQLQESELQAKLTVREALELYASFYPRPAEWQPLAERLGLTAKLTTRFAKLSGGQKQRLFIALALIGNPRVVVLDELTTGLDPRARRDTWQLIEDVRASGVTVLLVTHFMEEAQRLCDRIAVIDKGRVAALDTPDGLIRRSAGSTVISFTPSAALDDGDLNSLPALTSVARKDGRITLSGSDETVNAVITLLARNHITAHQLRVSDATLDDAFLDLTEVTA, encoded by the coding sequence ATGTCAGCCACACCAGTCATCGAAGTCACCGCACTACGGAAGTCCTACGGCGGCCGGGCCGTCGTGGACGGGGTCTCGTTCGCCGTCGAGGAGGGCGAGATCTTCGGGATCCTCGGTCCGAACGGTGCCGGCAAGACCACCACCGTCGAGTGCGTCGAGGGTCTGCGGGTTCCCGACGCGGGACGGGTCCGCGTCGCCGGGCTCGACCCGGTCGCCGACCACGAAGAGGTCGCCCGGGTGCTCGGCGCCCAGCTCCAGGAGAGCGAGCTCCAGGCCAAGCTCACCGTCCGCGAGGCGCTGGAGCTGTACGCGTCCTTCTATCCGCGTCCCGCCGAGTGGCAGCCGCTGGCCGAACGCCTGGGCCTGACCGCCAAGTTGACCACCCGGTTCGCGAAGCTCAGCGGCGGTCAGAAGCAGCGGCTGTTCATCGCGCTCGCGCTGATCGGCAACCCCCGGGTCGTGGTCCTGGACGAGCTGACCACCGGGCTCGACCCGCGCGCCCGCCGGGACACCTGGCAGCTGATCGAGGACGTGCGGGCGAGCGGGGTCACCGTGCTGCTGGTCACGCACTTCATGGAGGAGGCGCAGCGGCTGTGCGACCGGATCGCCGTGATCGACAAGGGGCGGGTGGCCGCCCTGGACACCCCGGACGGGCTGATCCGGCGCTCGGCGGGCTCCACCGTCATCAGCTTCACGCCCTCCGCGGCGCTGGACGACGGTGATCTGAACTCCCTTCCCGCGCTGACGTCCGTGGCCCGCAAGGACGGCCGGATCACGCTCTCCGGCTCCGACGAGACCGTCAACGCGGTCATCACCCTGCTCGCCCGCAACCACATCACCGCCCACCAACTCCGCGTGTCCGACGCCACGTTGGACGACGCGTTCCTGGACCTGACGGAGGTCACCGCATGA